In one Novosphingopyxis iocasae genomic region, the following are encoded:
- the uppS gene encoding polyprenyl diphosphate synthase → MDGNGRWAKKRHLPRVMGHRRGVEAVREIVRAAGDLGLEALTLYAFSSENWKRPPDEVGDLMGLLKRFIIADLEEFRANGVRLKVIGRYKDLAPDIVALIDDAIEKTAHNTRTTLAVALNYGGQDELVRAAKAMAQRIADGSLSPENADADALAAGLDTADMPPLDLLIRTSGEQRLSNFLLWQCAYAELWFTETLWPDFTPAHLAEAMADFAARERRFGGR, encoded by the coding sequence ATGGACGGCAATGGCCGCTGGGCCAAGAAACGCCATTTGCCGCGGGTGATGGGCCATCGCCGCGGTGTGGAGGCGGTGCGCGAGATTGTCCGCGCGGCGGGCGATCTGGGGCTGGAAGCGCTCACCCTCTACGCCTTTTCCTCGGAAAACTGGAAACGGCCGCCCGACGAGGTCGGCGATCTGATGGGGCTGTTGAAGCGCTTCATCATCGCCGATCTGGAAGAATTCCGCGCCAATGGCGTGCGGCTGAAGGTGATCGGCCGCTACAAGGACTTGGCGCCCGACATCGTGGCGCTGATCGACGATGCCATCGAAAAGACCGCGCACAACACGCGCACCACGCTGGCCGTCGCGCTCAACTATGGCGGGCAGGACGAGCTGGTGCGCGCCGCCAAGGCGATGGCGCAGCGCATCGCGGATGGTTCGCTTTCGCCCGAGAACGCGGACGCCGATGCTTTGGCTGCAGGGCTCGATACCGCGGACATGCCGCCGCTCGACCTCTTGATCCGTACATCGGGGGAGCAGCGGCTTTCCAACTTTCTCCTCTGGCAGTGCGCCTATGCGGAGCTGTGGTTCACCGAAACGCTGTGGCCCGATTTCACGCCGGCGCATCTGGCCGAGGCCATGGCCGATTTCGCCGCCCGCGAACGGCGGTTCGGAGGGCGATGA
- the frr gene encoding ribosome recycling factor, with protein MAQYDKADLERRMNGAVESLKGDLAGLRTGRANTALLDPVTVEVYGSNMPLNQVATVSVPEPRMLSVQVWDKSNVTPVEKAIRSAGLGLNPINDGTTIRLPIPDLTEERRKELAKLASSYAEKARIAIRNVRRDGMDMIKADENKKEIGEDDAKRLETEVQKMTDDHIAEADAAAEHKEKEILTQ; from the coding sequence ATGGCGCAATATGACAAGGCCGATCTCGAGCGGCGCATGAATGGGGCGGTCGAATCGCTCAAAGGCGATCTCGCTGGCCTGCGCACGGGCCGTGCCAATACCGCGCTCCTCGATCCGGTGACCGTGGAAGTCTACGGCTCCAACATGCCGCTCAATCAGGTGGCCACCGTTTCGGTGCCCGAGCCGCGCATGCTTTCGGTGCAGGTGTGGGACAAGTCGAACGTGACCCCGGTGGAAAAGGCGATCCGCTCCGCCGGGCTTGGCCTCAACCCGATCAACGACGGCACCACCATCCGCCTGCCGATCCCGGATCTGACGGAGGAGCGCCGCAAGGAACTGGCCAAGCTCGCCAGCAGCTATGCCGAAAAGGCGCGTATCGCGATCCGCAATGTGCGCCGCGATGGCATGGACATGATCAAGGCGGACGAGAACAAGAAAGAAATCGGCGAGGACGACGCCAAGCGTCTCGAGACCGAGGTTCAGAAAATGACCGACGATCACATCGCCGAGGCCGATGCCGCCGCCGAGCACAAGGAAAAGGAAATCCTGACCCAGTAA
- the pyrH gene encoding UMP kinase, with protein MGGFNRILLKLSGEALMGDGQFGIDPETVAAIAKEVKAAKDNGSEICLVIGGGNIFRGMAGAAKGMDRAQADYMGMLATVMNALAMQNALEQLGVGTRVQSAIEMDQVCEPVIRRRALRHLEKGRIVIFAAGVGSPYFTTDSGAALRAAEMKCDALFKGTSVDGVYNDDPKKNPDAVRFESVGYDQVLSDNLKVMDASAVALCRDNDIPIVVFSIRERGNLAKVLAGEGTATIVRSKETN; from the coding sequence ATGGGCGGCTTCAACCGCATCCTGCTGAAATTGTCGGGCGAAGCATTGATGGGGGACGGGCAGTTCGGCATCGATCCCGAAACCGTTGCCGCCATTGCCAAGGAGGTGAAGGCCGCCAAGGACAATGGCAGTGAGATCTGCCTCGTCATCGGCGGCGGCAATATCTTTCGCGGCATGGCAGGCGCCGCCAAGGGCATGGACCGCGCGCAGGCCGATTATATGGGCATGCTGGCAACGGTGATGAACGCGCTCGCCATGCAGAACGCGCTGGAGCAGCTGGGCGTGGGCACGCGCGTGCAGTCCGCCATCGAGATGGACCAGGTGTGTGAGCCGGTGATCCGCCGCCGCGCGCTGCGCCATCTGGAAAAGGGCCGCATCGTGATCTTTGCCGCGGGCGTCGGCAGCCCTTATTTCACCACCGATAGCGGGGCGGCTCTGCGCGCGGCCGAGATGAAGTGCGACGCGCTGTTCAAGGGCACCAGCGTCGACGGCGTCTACAATGACGATCCCAAGAAAAATCCCGATGCGGTGCGTTTCGAATCCGTGGGTTACGATCAGGTGCTGAGCGATAACCTGAAGGTTATGGACGCCAGCGCCGTCGCGCTGTGCCGCGATAACGACATTCCGATCGTTGTGTTCTCGATCCGCGAACGCGGAAATCTCGCCAAAGTACTGGCGGGCGAGGGGACGGCGACGATCGTCAGAAGCAAGGAGACCAACTGA
- the tsf gene encoding translation elongation factor Ts: protein MAITAATVKELRDRSGAGMMDCKKALAQTDGDVEAAVDWLRTQGLAAAQKKSSRTAAEGLVGVATEGTKGTALEVNSETDFVAKNDKFQEFVRNATEIALKKGANDVDALKDEGYPGGGTLSEKLTDNIATIGENQTLRRVQTISVEKGAVVSYVHNAAAPNLGKIGVLVALESEAGEDVLEPLGKQLAMHIAAAFPLALNAEGLDKDTMDREAQIAREKAAESGKPADIVEKMVEGSMKKFAKENALLSQVFVIDNKTAIADVVAQAGKEAGKPITLTDYVRFQLGEGIEKEESDFAAEVAAAVGN from the coding sequence ATGGCCATTACCGCCGCCACCGTTAAAGAGCTGCGCGACCGTTCGGGCGCGGGCATGATGGATTGCAAGAAGGCGCTCGCCCAGACCGACGGTGACGTCGAAGCGGCGGTCGACTGGCTGCGCACGCAGGGTCTTGCCGCCGCGCAGAAGAAGTCCAGCCGCACCGCGGCCGAGGGCCTCGTTGGCGTCGCCACCGAAGGCACCAAGGGCACCGCTCTGGAAGTGAACAGCGAAACCGACTTCGTCGCCAAGAACGACAAGTTCCAGGAATTCGTGCGTAACGCCACCGAGATCGCGCTGAAGAAGGGCGCGAACGACGTCGATGCGCTGAAGGACGAAGGCTATCCCGGCGGCGGCACGCTGTCCGAGAAGCTGACCGACAACATCGCCACCATCGGCGAAAACCAGACGCTGCGCCGCGTTCAGACCATTTCGGTCGAGAAGGGGGCGGTGGTTTCCTACGTGCATAACGCCGCTGCGCCGAACCTCGGCAAGATCGGCGTGCTCGTGGCGCTGGAAAGCGAAGCCGGCGAAGACGTGCTGGAGCCGCTCGGCAAGCAGCTTGCCATGCACATCGCCGCGGCTTTCCCGCTGGCGCTGAATGCAGAAGGCCTCGACAAGGACACGATGGACCGCGAAGCGCAGATCGCGCGCGAAAAGGCTGCCGAGAGCGGCAAGCCCGCCGACATCGTGGAAAAGATGGTCGAAGGCTCGATGAAGAAGTTCGCGAAGGAAAACGCGCTTCTGAGCCAGGTGTTCGTGATCGACAACAAGACCGCGATCGCGGATGTTGTCGCGCAGGCCGGCAAGGAAGCCGGCAAGCCGATCACGCTGACCGACTATGTCCGCTTCCAGCTCGGTGAAGGCATCGAGAAGGAAGAGAGCGATTTCGCCGCCGAAGTAGCTGCCGCGGTAGGCAACTGA
- a CDS encoding CDP-alcohol phosphatidyltransferase family protein — translation MVKGTAFTNAIPLRALVPNAVTALALCTGLSGVWFAISERWDMAVGAIIVAGILDGMDGRIARLLNGQSKFGAELDSLSDNIAFGVSPALITYLWSLQYMPKFGWTIALFYAVSCALRLARFNARIDMEAHPRKEMGFLTGVPAPAGAGLALLPIFIWLAFGVEESRSWVVTGPWLLASAALMVSSLPTFSWGSLRLRRSIRFEAIAVFVLLVAALIGAPFITLSVICVVYLALVPLAYLSYKKAMRRRDAKPGEAG, via the coding sequence ATGGTCAAAGGTACGGCCTTTACGAATGCCATTCCGCTGCGGGCGCTCGTTCCCAACGCGGTAACGGCGCTGGCGCTCTGCACCGGTCTGTCCGGCGTCTGGTTCGCCATCTCGGAGCGCTGGGACATGGCGGTGGGCGCTATTATCGTCGCCGGTATTCTGGACGGGATGGATGGCCGCATCGCGCGGCTTCTGAATGGGCAGAGCAAATTCGGTGCCGAGCTCGATTCGCTTTCGGACAATATCGCTTTCGGGGTCAGCCCTGCACTCATCACCTATTTGTGGTCGCTCCAATATATGCCGAAATTCGGCTGGACAATTGCGCTGTTCTATGCGGTTTCCTGCGCCTTGCGCCTCGCACGCTTTAATGCGCGGATCGATATGGAAGCCCATCCGCGCAAGGAGATGGGGTTTTTGACCGGTGTGCCGGCACCCGCCGGTGCGGGATTGGCGCTCTTGCCGATCTTTATCTGGCTGGCTTTTGGCGTTGAAGAATCCAGAAGCTGGGTTGTTACCGGGCCTTGGCTACTTGCTTCAGCCGCGCTCATGGTATCGAGTTTGCCGACATTCAGCTGGGGCTCGCTGCGCTTGCGCCGGAGCATCCGGTTCGAGGCAATTGCAGTGTTCGTGCTTTTGGTAGCCGCGCTGATCGGCGCGCCCTTCATCACTTTGAGTGTAATCTGCGTCGTATATCTGGCGCTCGTTCCGCTAGCGTATCTCAGCTACAAAAAAGCTATGCGGCGGCGCGATGCGAAGCCGGGCGAAGCGGGGTAA
- a CDS encoding phosphatidylserine decarboxylase yields MKDRMLTNRGDGDAKWSFPPIHPEGRKFGLIAAAITALFFILLPDIFGWLMVGVTVWTVAFFRDPVRVTAQGDHLVTSPADGLVTLIIEVPPPPEMRGADGLGEEPMIRVSIFMSVFDVHVNRAPIGGTVKRVAYIAGKFVNADLDKASEENERQHVLIERADGTRIGMTQIAGLVARRIVTYIKDGDTLAAGQRIGLIRFGSRVDVYLPAGTTPRIVKGQRAVAGETVIAELGQNKLIEGIAQ; encoded by the coding sequence ATGAAAGACCGTATGTTGACGAACCGGGGCGATGGCGATGCCAAATGGTCCTTCCCCCCGATCCATCCCGAGGGCCGCAAGTTCGGTCTGATCGCCGCGGCCATTACCGCGCTGTTCTTCATCTTGCTGCCCGACATCTTCGGCTGGCTGATGGTAGGCGTGACGGTGTGGACGGTCGCCTTTTTTCGCGATCCGGTGCGCGTAACCGCGCAGGGCGACCATCTGGTGACGAGCCCGGCCGATGGCCTGGTGACGCTGATCATCGAAGTGCCGCCACCGCCGGAAATGCGCGGGGCCGATGGGCTGGGCGAGGAGCCCATGATCCGCGTCTCCATCTTTATGAGCGTGTTCGACGTTCATGTGAACCGCGCGCCGATCGGCGGGACGGTGAAGCGCGTTGCCTATATCGCGGGCAAGTTCGTGAACGCCGATCTCGACAAGGCGAGCGAAGAGAATGAGCGTCAGCATGTTCTGATCGAGCGTGCTGACGGCACGCGGATCGGCATGACGCAGATTGCCGGGCTCGTGGCGCGGCGGATCGTCACCTATATCAAAGATGGCGACACGCTGGCGGCTGGCCAGCGCATCGGGCTGATCCGATTCGGGAGCCGGGTCGACGTGTATCTCCCCGCAGGCACGACGCCGCGCATCGTAAAGGGGCAGCGCGCGGTGGCGGGCGAAACAGTCATCGCCGAACTGGGGCAGAACAAGTTGATCGAGGGCATCGCCCAGTGA